The Aquipuribacter hungaricus genome segment CGTGCCGGCACCGGCGGTGTCCGGGCTCGAGACGACGACCGTGACGTGGCTCGTGCGCTTGTTGATGCGGAACGCGCGGCCCTGGGCCCGCGGCTGGAACCGCTTGAGCGTGGGGCCCTCGTCGACGAACGCCGTGGTGACGACGAGCTCGTCGGGGACGAACCGCTCGCCGTACTTCTCGGCCTCGACCCGCGCGT includes the following:
- the rplV gene encoding 50S ribosomal protein L22 is translated as MEATAKVRHLRVTPMKARRVVDLVRGKRATEAVQVLRFSPQTAAAPVRKLVESAIANARVEAEKYGERFVPDELVVTTAFVDEGPTLKRFQPRAQGRAFRINKRTSHVTVVVSSPDTAGAGTDSRSTKGAR